A window of the Diorhabda carinulata isolate Delta chromosome 1, icDioCari1.1, whole genome shotgun sequence genome harbors these coding sequences:
- the LOC130892586 gene encoding uncharacterized protein LOC130892586, with amino-acid sequence MDTFMNKELHEGHEIMKSDHMNHMNHLNHTYRLHQLDFIDNMENMNITDPEVYLNNTDYLNKTENINRTGYGQYVMKMDMYFTFSSTATVLFKEWNFTTLGGLILSMIAVFIMAAAYEGLKYFREYLFWKAYILQHRKASAKDPQPIQMVGREIRQEPMVSGTAREETRVSVGIRTGSMVSGDIRKELMVDGEIPKDPMVQEESRKDPKMGREAKVGRIIRQEPLTMISGIHFLQTFLHMVQVVLSYFLMLIFMTYNAWLCIAIIFGAGIGYLLFGWKKSPAVNVTEHCQ; translated from the exons ATGGACACTTTTATGAATAAGGAGTTACACGAAGGACACGAGATAATGAAAAGTGATCACATGAATCATATGAACCACTTGAACCATACATACCGCTTACACCAGCtcgattttattgataatatggAAAACATGAATATTACGGACCCTGAGGTCTATTTGAACAATACAGATTATCTGAACAAGACGGAAAATATAAACCGTACAGGATACGGCCAATATGTTATGAAGATGGATATGTAT TTCACATTTTCTTCAACTGCAACAGTACTTTTCAAGGAGTGGAACTTTACAACTTTGGGAGGTTTAATTCTGTCTATGATTGCCGTATTTATTATGGCCGCTGCGTACGAAGGTCTCAAATATTTCAG AGAATATCTATTTTGGAAGGCTTACATCTTGCAACATAGAAAAGCTTCTGCTAAAGACCCACAACCTATTCA AATGGTTGGCAGAGAGATACGCCAAGAACC AATGGTTAGCGGAACGGCTCGCGAAGAAAC AAGAGTTAGCGTAGGAATTCGTACTGGATC AATGGTTAGCGGAGACATACGCAAAGAACT AATGGTTGACGGGGAAATACCAAAAGATCC aatggtTCAAGAAGAATCTAGGAAAGACCC GAAGATGGGCAGAGAAGC AAAGGTTGGGAGAATCATACGCCAAGAACC ACTCACGATGATTAGCGGAATACATTTCCTTCAAACATTTTTACACATGGTTCAAGTCGTTCTATCCTACTTTTTGATGTTAATATTCATGACCTATAATGCCTGGCTATGCATAGCTATCATTTTCGGTGCTGGAATAGGATATCTTCTATTTGGTTGGAAAAAGTCACCTGCTGTTAATGTTACCGAGCATTGTCAGTAG
- the LOC130898079 gene encoding uncharacterized protein LOC130898079, whose translation MYTIPVFIAVIGAFLKIDAYNFDNPDYNQILANDLEELYSISHFVNIRDKRDTSNEIDGKCSRRGPKLCCDDMALKKIREGQKEYKNACFKEIVGKDKPDKRPHEAPFDPFDCEKMRQKRSEIVCISQCVGQKNNYIDDDGKIKPDEFEAYMKNKLEDITYLAPVVDKIIAGCMADIKNATMEDEKCKPDGIVSEFCIFKNIQLNCPDDQIKNKEACMKFQKMLKEGQGPPPVGFLPPPDFHGPPPGFHGPPPGFHGPSAALS comes from the exons atGTACACAATACCAGTATTCATTGCTGTTATAGGTGCTTTTTTGAAAATCGACGCTTACAACTTTGATAATCCTGATTATA ACCAAATTTTGGCTAACGATTTAGAAGAGCTTTACAGCATTTCACACTTTGTGAATATAAGGGATAAGAGAGATACTTCTAATGAAATTGACGGCAAATGTTCAAGAAGAGGACCCAAACTTTGTTGTGACGACATGGCTTTGAAAAAGATACGCGAAGGTCAGAAAGAGTATAAGAATGCATGTTTTAAAGAAATCGTAGGAAAAGATAAACCAGACAAACGTCCTCATGAAGCACCATTTGATCCTTTCGACTGCGAAAAAATGCGACAAAAAAGAAGTGAGATTGTG tgtaTTTCTCAATGTGTGGGTCAAAAGAATAACTAT ATCGACGATGACGGTAAAATCAAACCTGATGAATTTGAAgcatatatgaaaaataaattggaagacATCACCTATTTGGCTCCCGTAGTAGATAAGATAATAGCAGGATGTATGGCCGACATAAAGAATGCAACAATGGAAGATGAAAAATGTAAACCAGATGGAATTGTATCagaattttgtatatttaaaaatattcaactaaatTGTCCCGATGATCAAATTAAGAATAAAGAAGCTTGTATgaagtttcaaaaaatgttaaaggaAGGACAAGGTCCACCTCCGGTAGGCTTCCTACCACCACCAGATTTTCATGGACCACCACCAGGTTTCCATGGACCACCACCGGGATTTCATGGACCATCAGCTGCACTTTCTTAA